A genomic window from Prunus persica cultivar Lovell chromosome G2, Prunus_persica_NCBIv2, whole genome shotgun sequence includes:
- the LOC109947103 gene encoding putative fucosyltransferase-like protein — MPFFVALVVTAEIAFLGKLDIVKNTALVDSWADLFSPAPLIHELAVGSDDLGLLSCEEWLEREDAAEYSRDFEKEPKIPVYDTIASFSVSHSCRAIFGFTGLRRRENREETEEAVKFYQLPVRVIAGWKAFDLRDKHDAFHKR, encoded by the exons ATGCCTTTCTTTGTGGCCCTTGTGGTCACAGCAGAGATCGCCTTCTTGGGTAAGCTTGACATCGTAAAGAACACAGCTTTAGTCGATTCGTGGGCCGACTTGTTCTCCCCGGCTCCGTTGATTCATGAACTGGCGGTGGGGAGTGATGATTTGGGCTTGCTGAGTTGCGAGGAGTGGTTGGAGAGAGAGGATGCTGCAGAGTATTCCAGGGACTTTGAGAAAGAACCCAAAATCCCTGTGTATGATACGATTGCCTCTTTCAGTGTTTCCCACAGTTGTAGAGCCATTTTTGGTTTCACTGGActgagaaggagagagaatagAGAGGAGACTGAAGAAGCGGTGAAATTTTATCAACTCCCAGTCCGAGTCATAGCGGG GTGGAAAGCATTTGATTTGAGAGACAAGCATGATGCCTTCCACAaacgataa